The following proteins are co-located in the Solanum pennellii chromosome 1, SPENNV200 genome:
- the LOC107002400 gene encoding LOW QUALITY PROTEIN: uncharacterized protein LOC107002400 (The sequence of the model RefSeq protein was modified relative to this genomic sequence to represent the inferred CDS: inserted 1 base in 1 codon): MIKLSLMSVDRKAKPMVQQIEAEFXVGCKGGESWKMSTPMAASTTIVTGREEKKVSDSRHAFRQPTICYEGEILDRHLTAIKREIATARKSDISLPEKFWLKQQFSVGVNEVTRVLERVPPVPANERSSLSLKMHSTRLQVILIASDCHPRLLTKHVESLASSKKVPVVFVKDKKRGSLRLGELVNLKTAIAIGVKDKGNKFNQFISTEILHKFE, from the exons ATGATTAAACTTTCCCTTATGTCAGTGGATAGAAAAGCAAAGCCCATGGTCCAACAAATAGAAGCTGAAT CTGTAGGCTGCAAGGGGGGCGAGAGTTGGAAGATGAGTACGCCAATGGCTGCTTCTACAACTATAGTCACAGGAAGAGAGGAGAAGAAAGTCTCCGATAGCCGCCATGCTTTCCGGCAACCGACAAT TTGCTATGAAGGTGAAATTCTGGACCGGCACCTCACGGCGATTAAGAG GGAGATAGCCACAGCCAGAAAATCCGACATATCTTTACCTGAGAAATTTTGGCTTAAG CAACAGTTTTCAGTAGGGGTGAATGAAGTAACGCGGGTGCTTGAGAGAGTGCCCCCCGTTCCTGCTAATGAACGTTCATCACTATCCCTTAAAATGCATTCAACTCGACTTCAG GTTATACTAATAGCATCTGATTGTCATCCGCGGTTGCTGACCAAACATGTGGAAAGCTTAGCTAGTTCAAAGAAGGTACCAGTTGTATTCGTCAAAGACAAGAAAAGAGGTTCTTTGAGATTGGGTGAACTGGTTAATCTTAAAACTGCAATAGCCATTGGTGTTAAG GATAAAGGAAACAAGTTTAATCAATTTATCAGCACTGAAATACTCCACAAGTTTGAATGA